The Jiangella alba genome includes the window CCGTCGACCGCGAGGAGATCCTGCGCCGGCTGGCCGCCGGTGAGCTGGACCTCGACGAGGCGACCACGCTGCTCGGCTGAGGTTGATAGTAGAAGACTTCGCTTATATAAGTAATCACTGGCACTGGTAGCCGGCGGGGACGGGCGCATCGACGCGCGCCGACCTTGTCGGGGGCACCTGCCACGATGCCTCCACCTACCACGAGAGGACACCACCGTGAACGCCATCACCGCCGAGGGTCTGGTCAAGACCTTCGGCTCCGGGGAGAAGGCCGTGAAGGCCGTCGGGGGCGTCGACCTCGTCGTGCCCGAGGGCACCGTGGTCGGTCTGCTCGGGCCGAACGGCGCCGGCAAGACCACCACGGTTCGCATGCTCACCACCCTGCTCGCGCCCGACGCCGGGCGGGCCGTCGTCGCCGGTCACGACGTCGTCCAGGAACCACAGGCGGTGCGCTCGAAGATCGGCCTCTCCGGCCAGAACGCCGCGGTCGACGAGAACCTCACCGGCCGCGAGAACCTCTGGCTGTTCGGCCGCCTCTACCAGCTGTCCAGCAAAGAGGCGTCCAAGCGCGCGGCCGAGCTGCTCGAGCAGTTCAACCTCGCCGACGCCGCCGACCGCACGCTGAAGACCTACTCCGGCGGCATGCGGCGCCGGCTCGACCTCGCCGGCAGCCTCATCGTCCACCCGCAGGTGCTGTTCCTCGACGAGCCCACCACCGGACTCGACCCCAGCAGCCGGCTCGACCTCTGGGACGTCATCCGCGAGCGGGTGGCCGAGGGCGCCACCATCCTGCTGACCACCCAGTACCTCGAAGAGGCCGACGCGCTCGCCGACGACATCGTGGTCATCGACCACGGCGTCATCATCGCCCAGGGCACCGCCGACCAGCTCAAGGCGCAGATCGGCGGCGAGCGCATCGAGGTCATCGTGCACGAGCCCGACGCGCTGGGGAAGGCCGAGCAGGTGCTCAACGTCGGCAGCGGCGGCCAGTGCGTCCGCGACGACCACACCCGCAAGCTGACCGTGCCCACGCACACCGGCTCGAAGGGCCTGATCCAGGTCATCCGCGACCTCGACGAGGCCGGGGTGGCCATCGACGACATCGCGCTGCGCCGGCCCACGCTCGACGACGTGTTCGTCAAGCTCACCGGCCGGCACGCCGAAGAAGAGACGCAGGCCGAGACAGCCCAGGGGAGGGCATCGTGACCACCGAGGTCGCACCGACCACCATCGCGCCCAACCGCGTCGGCTTCAACCAGGCGTTCGCCGACGCCATGACCATCACGTGGCGCAACATCCGGGCCGGCTGGCGGGTCCCGGACAACCAGATCTACATGTTCATCCAGCCGATCATGTTCGTGCTGCTGTTCGCGTACGTGTTCGGCGGCGCCATCAACGTGCCCGGCGTCGACTACGTCGACTTCCTCATGGCCGGCATCTTCGTGCAGACCATGGCGTTCGCCTGTGCGCCGGCCAGCGTCGGCCTCGCCGACGACATGCAGAAGGGCCTGATCGACCGGTTCCGGTCGTTGCCGATGGCGCGGTCCGCGGTCATCGCGGGACGGGTGATCGCCGACCTGGTCAACCAGTTCATCGTGCTGGTCATCATGATCGTCTGCGGCTTCATCGTGGGCTGGACGTTCCACAACGGATTCGGCCAGTTCCTGGCGGCCGTTGGGCTGCTCATGCTGTTCGCGTTCGCCATGCTGTGGGTCGGCGCGTACATCGGCCTGTCGGTCGGCAGCCCCCAGGTCGCGGCGTCCGCCGGGCTGATCTGGCTGTTCCCGGTCGTCTTCATGTCCAACGTCTTCGTC containing:
- a CDS encoding ATP-binding cassette domain-containing protein, whose protein sequence is MNAITAEGLVKTFGSGEKAVKAVGGVDLVVPEGTVVGLLGPNGAGKTTTVRMLTTLLAPDAGRAVVAGHDVVQEPQAVRSKIGLSGQNAAVDENLTGRENLWLFGRLYQLSSKEASKRAAELLEQFNLADAADRTLKTYSGGMRRRLDLAGSLIVHPQVLFLDEPTTGLDPSSRLDLWDVIRERVAEGATILLTTQYLEEADALADDIVVIDHGVIIAQGTADQLKAQIGGERIEVIVHEPDALGKAEQVLNVGSGGQCVRDDHTRKLTVPTHTGSKGLIQVIRDLDEAGVAIDDIALRRPTLDDVFVKLTGRHAEEETQAETAQGRAS
- a CDS encoding ABC transporter permease, whose product is MTTEVAPTTIAPNRVGFNQAFADAMTITWRNIRAGWRVPDNQIYMFIQPIMFVLLFAYVFGGAINVPGVDYVDFLMAGIFVQTMAFACAPASVGLADDMQKGLIDRFRSLPMARSAVIAGRVIADLVNQFIVLVIMIVCGFIVGWTFHNGFGQFLAAVGLLMLFAFAMLWVGAYIGLSVGSPQVAASAGLIWLFPVVFMSNVFVDPSTMPAVVQAIAEWNPVSAIASGARELFGNQSLVQSDAWPMQHSVAAALLWCLLIVAVFAPLAVRKYKKTASK